The sequence below is a genomic window from Nicotiana tomentosiformis chromosome 6, ASM39032v3, whole genome shotgun sequence.
TTGATATCATAGATTGAAGTTGCCTAGTGTAGTTGattgttgtagtatcattaagggggcGCATTTCAGGTGTGTTGGCTAAATTTTCTCTCTttgaatcgaattccataatgtcccCGTAAGTTTCGAGTATGGTTGGATTCGGGGGTTTTAATTAAAGATCTGccctttattatttggaattgattctgATAGCTTGTGTTGATTTTATCGAACTAATTGTGATTAGATTCAagacattcagagttggataatcgaggaaaagttCTACTATTGGATTGAGATAGcgtgattgaggtaagtaactcatctaatcttggagctgagggtatgaatcctgaatatacgtattatatgaactgtttgaaggtgacgcacatgctaggtgacgggcgtgtgggcgtgcaccatagaaattgtgacataattgtttttgtGGAATTTTTTAGTcgaataatcttggcattttctatgctattttatgtgttaaagaaattgagctgaatcatattaaaaatcatgttgaggccatgtgcaagtattattgggacccacagaggtcatatttctgtgaattatttgtttaaattgaaaatttatactcagtcgtattcatttcatttcatatcatattagggtctctgttgctatttattgattcatcatatcatcattttgggctagtttcatgacattgtgagcccgagatactatagagattgatgactgagtgaggccgagggtctgattgtgaggataattatgggatcgggctgcacgccgcagtatgccagattggcttattatagcacgttagttgtctgtgcggatacagatattgatattatagcacgtgagttgtccgtgaagcatgtgagttgtccgtgcagattatagcgcttaggctgaaggagcccatacggagtctgtacacccctagtgagcgtggttgattatattgagggatggatcttgtccgaagcatttatataactggagatggatcttctccatggggccggattggccttcctcggtactgagtgactgatggtcagtgatgtatatattttgggatggatcttccctaagccgtatgggccatatacagtaccgagtggttgagcatgatgagtggaaagtgtgagacagtaagattgagtactctgagaatgtgagtacatgattcatctctgagatatatTGCATTGGCATGTACACATGGAATAcatgtatagagatgtatttttctcatgttgtacggtatcacatcattcatgattccTCACACATGTTGGCcgatgggcataatgatgcatttattttacactggttatcttgaaggaaaaataaatttcttatttattattgaaataattttgggaaaaaatattattttcaaacttattcatatttttggcaactccggtaaacAATTTgagttttcattgatgtactttaAAGGctgaactattttcagaaatcatgtttttgttgagcatttgattgttgagttacttctagtattacttgtttatgttgttatgaactcttgtgggttattgatggtggacctgaccttggtacaagcttgtcactactttaaacctaaggttaggtttgttacttattgagaacacgaggtcggttgtactcatactacacttctgcaccttgcgtgcatatattGATGGTTGATATTGCTGTGATAGACGGGAGCCGGAATTGAACATGTttctgcgtcccggttgtagctacctctggttcatggtagtcttagattcataaaactctgtttgtGTACTTTTCaagcagatgatgtatttatttcgtaccagttttgtaaactctattcttaaaagctcatgatttgtactactagttcttggggaatgtatattattaagatttttctttacttaaattgttttaataattgttattggaattggttagtggttaattggcttacctagcgggttgggttaggtgccatcacgactagatggattttgggtcgtgacattctgtTACCAAGGAATGGAGATAGGTGGCCACTTCGTCTGGCCCGAATAGCATGCTAGTATCCGCCGGCACCATGAACATGACCATTTTATTTTGTTAAAGGTCCACACTCGGGACCGAAAATTGCTTCTCGAGCTTTGAGATCGAACTCGACCCATATGATCCCAGTTGCACGACCCTTTTTGAGATCTCCGGGTGGCCAAATCCAGAGTAATCCTCCAGCATACCAACGTCTACGCCCTCGAAAAACAAGTTAAGGGCATCGTCTACAACCTAGGACATTTTGGTCTGTTTCTCTTCAGTAACCCGAGCTTCATTTAATATGGCCTCCATACGAGACGGTGACTCTTGAATGTGGATGAAGGCATCACCTTCACAGGCGGCCCTCCTCGTACAGGAGGGGCTTCTTGCGAAACAGTGGCCACATATTCTTCTTTAAGCCCCTGAGCTAAGGAAGATTCAACCTTTAGAGCATCCCCCTCCGGGGCCACCAAATCTTGGTCGGCATCAATCGGCCCATGAGTGACGAACTCCATGTCCTCTTCATCCTCGGGAAAGTCTTTGAGCCGATAAAGAGCTTCAGGATTCGGGAACCGGGCACCCAAAGTATTTTTGGTGCTCTTTTTAACCCTGAGCGCACTCATTTTTCTCTTCTTGGCCTCGGCAGGAGCGTCCGAGGAGTCATGagatcttttcttcttcttcttcttcttcttcttcttctccttcttcttcttctttgttttctcctcCTTCTTTGGAGCAGCTTTGGCAACGGGCTATAGAGAAGTGAAGGGTTTTATAGAGGGGGTCGATGTCACAACATCGCCGATTTCCCGTGAAAAAACCTATGGATAAAGGACTTAGTCATAACAATGACAGAATAAAAAAGACCAGCAAAAAGATTCAACCTAAAAAGGGGGCACTCACCGTGAGAACGAGCCTCCCACTTGCCTTTAGAGAGCTTACGCCACTCAAGCTCGGGATAGGTGAGTTGCTTGCATATACCCTCGACCCGCTCCCTAAAATACGGGACCGCGTTGGGGACTCGAAGAACAACTGCATGTCAAAAAAAACATGTCATGAGAATGAAAAATAGATACAAAAGTACTTTGATGACTTAAGAGGAAGTAAACTTATGATTTaggttccacttctcggggaacgaAATGAACTCGGAAGGAATGAGGTCCTCGGTCTTTATCCGAACGAACCTACCCTGCCAACCTCGATCTCCGTCTTCGTCTATACAGGAGAAGGGAGCTTTCTTTGCTCGATGGGCAAGTTTGATTAACCCCCTTAGGAAGATTCGGGGGTTGTAAACTCGGAGCAGGTGATCGGCCATGAACCAAGGCTCCTCCGTATTGTTCGCAAAATGACAGAGAATGGTCACAATCCTCCAAAAGGACAGGTGAACTTGTCCGAGGTAAATTTCTTACCCCTTGCAGAACTCGAGGACCACAGTGTCAACAGGGCCAAACATGAAAGGATacgtgtaaacacttaagtatcctTCCACGTATGTCCTGATGTCCTCGTCAGGGCAAGGGAACAACTATGTCTTTGACGTCACATTTGCAGTCCTCTCGGACAGCCTTGAGCTTCTCCTCGGTAATAGAGCAAACGCACCTCCATACCTCCTCACCCCAATCTCCTTGTGCGTAGGCCATTTTGACTTTTAAGTCGTTATCTATGGAGCAGCCGCCAGGGTTAAAATCTGTAAGGGAGGTCCCAAGGTTACTACCAGAGGTACTGCCTCGATGCCGATAGCCGAGGAAAAGGTCGTCGGTCAAATATTTTGAGGTACCGAttttgaagtcttcgccattgTATCTAAGTATATGAAGATTTAAAGAATGGATATGAAGATttggtatgaagatttgaaggtaagatatgaaggtttgaagataaATTGTGAGGATATAAAGATGTGAATAACAagttatgaagatttgaaggattGATTGAGTAGATGAAGGTATAAAAAATGGAGGATAACTCAAAGAAATTTGGAatcaaaaagtaaaaaagtgaaaacAGGAAACCAAAACTTTTATAGGGAAAAAGTAATGAGTGCATGACGTTTCGAATTCGGTAACTATTGGGGGTGATCAACCGATGGCTGATGCGTGTCCAAAGCCAGAGTGACatgactgatgggacgtttcggtTCGTCAGCTTGCTAATGATGTATGAGAGAAGGAACCAGGGTCAATTAGTCACTTCTCATCGCTCCTATAATCTACTCTCAGAGaagtgaggggactatctgtgtacggatAAAATCGGGGATAAAGTTACCCCTGATCTCCCGTTGAAGAAGCGAGGAACAACGTTACTCGTTACTAGCTCGAATGAGACCGAAGGCGCCCACATATCTGAATCAAAGGCGGACGAATGATACATCGGTAATCGAGCATGGCCGAACCCGGGAAGAGTCAAGCTCGATTGAAATGAAGAATTAAGGGTAAAAGAAATATGGCTAAAGAGGACAAACATGGAACCGAAATATCTGTCATCATCCGGATATAGTGACACGGATCACGCCCCCAGTATTAACTGCAGATCATGTTTTCGTGGGAGGAATGAAAGGAAAAGATTTTTACCTTGTTTAGACTTGTATTAGGGtaagaactcctctactatataaagaggaagaCCCCTTTATATTTTGAGATTGTTACTGGCATACATATCAAAGCAACAAAAGTTACTTTGGCTTTTAACAATTGTTAAGCATTCTTCAATTGTTCATATATTTATTTGAATCAGAGCCCTATTTCGAAGGCTCAATCGAGACCGGCTATTGGCACTTAAGTTGAATCCAAGGCTTAATTATTACGTCAATTCGATTTGATCGTTTCATTTCATTTCAATTcaattatttgatgttctttgaTCATTTGTGTTAAATcaaatcacatatcctttaaactgcgtacaaatttaattgttatccattttagaGGTAAataatgtatataatttgtatatatgTGGGGTGATGGGTATACGTCTAGATTAGTAGAGGGGTTGTTGGTGCGCATGCAGCAGAGAGAGGCCGAATGTGGTCACCGTATCGGTTTGCCAGCCACGATAAGATTGTTCTAAATCATTTCTTCTTATGAAAAACTCCAATGCcttctttaaaataaaataaaaaaatctctaCAACTCACCATGCACCATTGTCTTTTAATTCGTTCTAAACAAAATATCCATTTAACtctgaaaataatttaatttatatttttttattttacttttagtgacaaatttcaatttataattatacaaatattataccatatttaaaataacaagttTAGGAATCTTAAAACTTCTTTCCTTTTCAAAAATATTACTACATTAAAATGAATTTTATACCTCTATTGAACTATTGTCCTTTTTTGTTTTCTAGTGCGTTGGCTTGGTGCTATACAATCGAAAGGGAAGATATAGATTACATAAGGCTTGCATGCCTTGGCATAACATACTCCAATAATTGTTGTCATGCATTCAAGCAGCTTGTTTATCATTGTGTCCCTCTAAGAATAAGCCACCACGTGATTTACGAGTGTACGTTGGTCTCTCGAATTTTCAACGATCcatatatatttattaaaatatcctCTAACTTTTGAATAAAATATGGATGTacgatttttttatttttaaaaaagaaaagttgACTATGTTATACTAGTATTTTCATTTATCGAGGTAATACACGAGTGAAGAACAATATATAGTTACGGTATTTTGACCTGTGAACAGATGTCCTCCCTATTCTATCTAATATGATATTGTTCTCCAAAAGATTATTTTTATGAAATTGCTACATGTTCTGTTAAAGAGCTAAAATAAGCAGTTGATCGAGCTTTAAATATAAGAAGCCGTTGCTTGCTTGTGTTGTAGATTTTTTTGTAAAGTTattgtttttccttcttttttttttttacatggaAGTTACTATCTAAAGAGTAAACAATTGCTTCAATTAGGATTGGAGGACTTTATTATCCCAAATTTGACGTAGAAACAAGACAAGAACAAATAGGGAATTTGATTTTCTCGGCCAGCTTGATATTATAGGTTATTTTGTAGAAGTAATTTTTTCAATGTACCAATAGATACTTATTGTAGGAAATTTATTTTAACTGATTTAATTAAAATAATCTAATTATGTAAATATTGTTTATACTAGTAGCTAGCTAGTATTTATTTATAACTTAACATCTAAATGTATGTGGTGTAAAAGTAAGTAGTAGTAGATATAATGAAGACATATGGGCAGGATACCTTTCTAATTATAATTACAGTGGACCTCTTTGTTTGAAGCAGCGACATTATTATTTTTCCGGAAAGCAGTTGTTTGTTTCCGGAAAAACCATTACTTTCATTTATAATGAATGAAAAATTATAAAGTGTATTTcatttttcaaaaagaaaaaccTTTCACTATTTCTCAAAGTAATTTTTTTCGTCACTTCTCAAAGTAATTCtttccaaaataaaataaaataaaaaatgagtacGTCTATTTATCTTTCCAAAAGAAGAATATTGAAACCATTTTCTAAGTTGGGGAAGGAAATTTGTGTTAGTATTTGAGCTATGGAAATGGACTTAGTCATAGCGGATTCAAAATTCACTTAGGGAATTCTAagtataaaaaaaaaaacatatgaaaaaagaaaaattaacatacaacatatatacataaaaaattgAACAATCTACACAATATAATTTTATGATAAAATGTACCAATTGACTCTCCGTTCTTAGACTTACTCATATAGAAGTAGACTATAGGATTaataaacaaaaacaaaatgCGCGTGGCAATGAACCTGGATTTATATTGTTGTCTAAAAAAGGATATCTCATGCAAAAAATAACCATAATCTTGTATTCATTTTGCTTACGTTCATTATTCTTGGTTGCCTCATCCGCATGCCCACCATctccatccccccccccccccctcccaacTTTCCTTCCCAACCCCACTACtctctcaatttcttccactctATATATACTCACTTCGCTATTTCAGTATTGGCACCAACACTCTCCCACTCaagaaaaaacaaatattacACTTTATAACCTTGTCCAAGATTTTCAGTAATATTCAAGTTTAAGTGATTTATAATTATCTGATCATATATAGTTTCATCAAATGGCTGCTTCTGGTTTTGAAGGATTTGAGAAGAGGCTGGAGCTACACTTCTCCGGCGATGATCCGGTGATCGGAATGGGTGGTCTCCGGCAGGTTGACTTTTATTCCTTAGAGGAAGTATTACATGCTGTGCAGTGCACCGTAGTATCAGCTGTTGGTAACCAATATTTTGATTCTTACGTACTATCAGAATCAAGCCTTTTCGTCTACCCCACAAAAATAATCATCAAAACATGTGGGACCACTCAGTTGTTAAAATCTGTCCGTCCATTTATCCACTATGCATGCGAAATTGGGCTTATTGTAACAGAGTGTAGGTACACTAGAGGAAATTACATTTTCCCAAAAGTCCAACCTTACCCCCATACAAACTTCAAAGAAGAAATTATTTACTTACAAGACCAATTACCTAATCATCTTTGCTACAGAAAAGCTTCTGTTATGCCTTCAAAATTCACTTCACATTCTTGGCATGTATTTTCTGCTAGTTGTGACAAGTGTTACTCACTTCCCATTTCGAACGATTTGTACTCAGTGGAAATTTGCATGACGGATCTTGACCGGGTACTTGCCCGGAAGTTCTTTAAACATCCGGATACTACCGGAAAACAGATGACGGAGATAACCGGAATCGGAGATATTAACTCAAATGCATTGATTTGTGACTTTGCATTTGATCCTTGTGGATATTCCATGAATGGTATTGACGGAGATCGTTACTCTACAATTCATGTAACGCCAGAAGATGGTTTTAGTTACGCGAGTTTTGAGTGTGTGGGGTCCATTTACGATGATCGTGATGACATTGTTAAGGTTTTGAAGAAGGTGGTTCAGGTTTTCCGACCAGGGACGATGTCCGTGTCGATCACGTGTACGAGCAGCAGTGAGATTTGGAGCAGAATTGTTAAAGCCGTAGAGCCTCTTGGGATGAAACGCCGGAGTTGCACGGTTGATGAATTCCCTGCTGCAGGAACTGTGGTGTTTCAAACTTTTACGTCCACCAGGAAATAGGTGAATTGTATGATGATGATCAGATTTCAGGATTTGAAAGTTTTAatattgaactcattatattttaaaattatgggttcataatacaatatttgttaaaatttcagtaaatttttatacatatatatctATGTTCAGCTATAATTATTAATTTCATACGAACCCATAAATTATAAGCTTCATTCGCCTTTGGTATTGGTATGCTATGTGTGGCGGCAACGGCTATGGTTGGTGGTAGTGTCACGGTGGTGTAAGTGTGGAAGATATTTAGGAAAGTATATGGTGGAAGTTAAGTAGGGGATCCGTCTTTTTAATGTATTATTTCTTAGAGTTAAGTAGGGGATCCTTAGTATATGGTGAATATTGATGCATGGGGTAATGCAATTGCATTGGATTGGATGTGAGCTTTGACTAGTGTAGTTTTGTTAAAAGTGTTGAGAAATGGATGAATGGGAAATGGTGTAGTTGATACATCATGATAATGCAACCCACTTATGTTTGTCACGCCTAGAGAGAGAATTTTGATCAAATTCCCTCTTTTGTGTCATGTAGTGGTGGATATATAACTGTAAGAAAAAAAAAGGAGGCATGAACCTTCTACGTACAATCTCTTTAGTTTTCATTTgtcttctcattttttttttttttttttttgctctagtttgtaaaaaagaaagaagTAGTAATACAAATGAATCAGTATATCCATGCCTAAGCGTGCTTTTAATGACACGACCGAATAGCAGGCGGACGTGCTTGCATTCATCATCTTCGTATATGACGCAAATGCATTATACCCTTTCCGTCTCGTTTTCGTTTGGTATTTAAATGTACATAAAATTTATGAAATAAAGAAAGTTCTATCGCATGAATTAATATtgggattgttacacaaatagcatGCCCTTTTTCTAGTCACATAATTATACATAgtatatatgaattatatatatatatatatatatatatatatatatatatatatatatatatatatatatatatatattatactatactatactatatttaatTTAAGAGATTAGATGAAcaactatttgggttaattcttcgtTAAAAATACAAGCTAAGGTgtcaaattaattttattattaataattaaat
It includes:
- the LOC104112877 gene encoding S-adenosylmethionine decarboxylase proenzyme 4-like, with the protein product MAASGFEGFEKRLELHFSGDDPVIGMGGLRQVDFYSLEEVLHAVQCTVVSAVGNQYFDSYVLSESSLFVYPTKIIIKTCGTTQLLKSVRPFIHYACEIGLIVTECRYTRGNYIFPKVQPYPHTNFKEEIIYLQDQLPNHLCYRKASVMPSKFTSHSWHVFSASCDKCYSLPISNDLYSVEICMTDLDRVLARKFFKHPDTTGKQMTEITGIGDINSNALICDFAFDPCGYSMNGIDGDRYSTIHVTPEDGFSYASFECVGSIYDDRDDIVKVLKKVVQVFRPGTMSVSITCTSSSEIWSRIVKAVEPLGMKRRSCTVDEFPAAGTVVFQTFTSTRK